From the genome of Triticum aestivum cultivar Chinese Spring chromosome 3B, IWGSC CS RefSeq v2.1, whole genome shotgun sequence, one region includes:
- the LOC123066507 gene encoding uncharacterized protein: protein NDEAGNAPEKIIAAAYHPGLLLLLHLAPNPEEITSSPYFLPELIPQITILLTTLQDFFALRATYRDLLPPSPSNLASQAPHLLLVPGSGALFHLPLRRRLRFCLPFHDVDPNHAAFYSFGCRIAMASPSHHELSFVHLLTGERFRLPHPPSPFCRLLLSGNLVLAFVPTVGRAVQYCRLGDIEWRVASCTEPYVLEDLIFHKGNLHALVRSEDASSLCYRLAVANLSDKNLVEFKFLGDHLESQAAHGSLYFCLAECLDELLLIAAVGGFPEKFHVFRWQSREGKWTRTTSLGDCTLFLTYFYFVGYVVPMKGMTCFSGYFFASYLGPDHPGVRRDCLYFTDAKRKWIEYSLADGSCDEFVADNLEGASRPDSDFRAPVWVFPSMC, encoded by the coding sequence AATGACGAAGCCGGCAACGCACCGGAGAAAATTATCGCCGCCGCCTACCatcctggcctcctcctcctcctccacctcgccccAAATCCCGAAGAAATAACCTCGTCACCCTACTTCCTACCCGAGCTCATCCCCCAGATCACGATTCTCCTGACCACCCTCCAGGATTTCTTTGCCCTCCGTGCAACCTACCGGGATCTCCTCCCTCCGTCGCCGTCCAACCTCGCCTCCCAAGCCCCGCACCTCCTCCTTGTCCCTGGATCTGGAGCCCTGTTCCACCTCCCCCTCCGTCGTCGCCTGCGCTTCTGCCTCCCCTTCCATGATGTTGATCCTAACCATGCCGCCTTCTACTCTTTCGGCTGTCGCATCGCCATGGCCAGCCCTAGCCACCACGagcttagctttgtccacctcctCACAGGCGAGCGATTTCGCCTCCCCCATCCACCGTCACCCTTCTGTCGCCTCCTTCTCTCTGGCAATCTCGTCCTTGCCTTTGTTCCGACGGTCGGCCGTGCCGTCCAGTACTGTCGCCTTGGGGATATTGAGTGGCGTGTGGCATCATGCACTGAACCCTATGTGCTTGAGGATTTGATCTTTCACAAGGGCAACCTGCATGCGTTGGTCAGATCTGAAGATGCCAGCAGCCTATGTTACCGTCTCGCTGTGGCCAATCTGTCAGACAAGAATTTGGTGGAATTCAAATTTCTTGGAGATCATTTGGAATCACAGGCTGCACATGGGAGTTTATATTTCTGTCTCGCTGAGTGTCTCGATGAGTTGTTGCTCATTGCCGCCGTTGGGGGCTTCCCAGAGAAGTTCCATGTTTTCCGGTGGCAGTCAAGGGAGGGGAAGTGGACAAGGACTACTAGCCTTGGTGACTGCACATTGTTCTTGACATATTTTTACTTTGTAGGCTATGTTGTTCCGATGAAAGGAATGACATGCTTTTCAGGTTATTTCTTTGCAAGTTACCTTGGTCCAGACCATCCAGGAGTTCGAAGGGACTGCTTATACTTCACAGATGCCAAAAGAAAGTGGATCGAGTATTCCTTGGCCGATGGATCTTGTGATGAATTTGTTGCTGACAACTTAGAGGGAGCTTCAAGGCCTGATTCCGATTTCAGGGCACCTGTTTGGGTCTTTCCGAGCATGTGTTGA